The sequence CTGTGTTAAAAAGGAAGAAGTTGAAGAAACTCAGCTTCGTTTAACGCAAAACGATGTGCTACTAAGTGCGCCACTGATTGGAGAAAAATCGCTGGAGGCAGTAGCGAATCCGACAGAAAGGCAAATTATCGAACAACATGCTACTCTCGTAGAATTGATGAAAAAAGAGCGAATGAATACTGCTCGCCGCGCAATGTTATGCAAACCGAAAAATTTAACATGGCAATTTGAACAAGAGGGCTTACGCCTAACATTCTTTTTAGAATCGGGTAGCTATGCCACAGGGCTGGTAAGAGAGTTAATTCAGCTAGCCGAAGAAAACGATCAATAGGCATAATTTGCAAAACTTTAACAAAATCTTACCGCTTTTTGCACTTTTAGACTAAAAAAATTGTCCAAAAATTGTTAGAATCACGATCTTTATATTTAGAATCTATTAAGATGTAAGATCTAAAGGAAAATATGCGAATTTTAATTAGTAATGATGACGGCTTTCATGCAGTCGGCATCCAAACCTTAGCTAAAACATTACGTGAAGCCGGACATATAGTGACAATCATTGCTCCGGATCGCAACCGTAGTGCAGCCTCAAGCTGTTTAACCTTGGTTGATCCTTTGCGTGTACACCGTTTTGATGAATACAATTATGCGGTTATCGCCGGTACTCCGGCAGACTGCGTCCATTTAGCCCTAAATGGCTTATTTAAGGGTAAAGAAACATTTGATTTAGTGGTTTCAGGCATTAATCACGGTGCAAATTTAGGCGACGACGTGGTCTATTCCGGCACAGTTGCAGCTGCATTAGAAGGTCGACACTTACCGCTACCAAGCATTGCCGTGTCGCTCGTTGGCCGCCAACACTCTTCATTTTTAGATGGAGAGAATCATTTCGAGACAGCAGCTTTGGTTGTATTAGATTTATTGGAAAAAATGAAAACGCAAGTTTTCCCATCTAACCATGTGCTAAACGTAAACGTTCCGAATTTGCCTTATTCAGAATTAAAAGGCACTATGATTACACGCTTAGGTGAGCGTTCACCAGCAGCAGAAATTGTGAAGCAAAAAGATCCTCGCAATGCTGATGTTTACTGGATTGGTGTAACCGGTGCGCCTTTAGATGAGAGCTACGGCACTGATTTTTATGCACTAAATCGCGATTGTGTATCAATTACGCCTGTCCAAGTGGATATGACCGCTCATAAAACGATTGCAACTTTAAAAGGCATTTTTAATGAAACTGTTTGAGAAAATTTATGACAAAACAATGGAATGGTCAAAACACCGTTTAGCG comes from Mannheimia granulomatis and encodes:
- the surE gene encoding 5'/3'-nucleotidase SurE, encoding MRILISNDDGFHAVGIQTLAKTLREAGHIVTIIAPDRNRSAASSCLTLVDPLRVHRFDEYNYAVIAGTPADCVHLALNGLFKGKETFDLVVSGINHGANLGDDVVYSGTVAAALEGRHLPLPSIAVSLVGRQHSSFLDGENHFETAALVVLDLLEKMKTQVFPSNHVLNVNVPNLPYSELKGTMITRLGERSPAAEIVKQKDPRNADVYWIGVTGAPLDESYGTDFYALNRDCVSITPVQVDMTAHKTIATLKGIFNETV